In a genomic window of Gossypium arboreum isolate Shixiya-1 chromosome 7, ASM2569848v2, whole genome shotgun sequence:
- the LOC108451150 gene encoding trans-Golgi network-localized SYP41-interacting protein 1-like isoform X3: protein MQETDGLGMNQLDRGGEAKFEVDGRLTLSGHGECDEPLEGATPGVTSMEGASNETEEAFSRDASIVSTGASSSSWEDGSLAASSQLTNEQAPDVIPYSPVKEEQEMCPSFSDYGEGNSLEGNQQYLPEVSFVSEDLGHERSLQMTRLISSNLILSLARGGTPVKLSQLVEAIRSLDEDEYRLLLNSHESVSLEISGTDNLSPSYHPDIFEKLKEELYLTSFSKDIFYLKLSEQSDLHMESERHCHQLLDEISLLHSSINKVHETNACLGEELAQCRSELQISGSGREELQNELNTALLQIEEFSSRANELQSSLVRSQEDLSSLFSELSEYKNQVATLQADNVNLNRTVYSLTDERSTIAQEKESSLLENEKLLLELARYKDLVITSQVESEQLNMNLASLTEERKALVDEKMLSLQENEKLRTELADCKSLISALQVEHSNIINLAIMSEERIKLEEEKELLAQGKEKAALDLEECKDLLASLQLEKSKLNGELAFVTEERKKLEEDKDYFIHENERLASELLVLQEQLTRQNGEQMQLEAELKVLTVHLEKLMEENSFLNASLDVHKAKLVETDSRGNQNIEAGSQVKGLGVSREVLENAANYEPSCFIPLKQDPDESTVVSEKLGPNDVVGGSSLVLLEQEVFDDSSGFLVLKGHLKEAERILQNLEMTIEQMHSHSVSLQHSISKSAAPGVSNLTKASEPQVHHDEPEVERRDLPEYQLLGDLFNSTKEVTENLRALLKLLGQDADDASFLYRGERDCRKSANFTFQEHRVLHETLKEYSDILHASNIELGVLYEASKQHAYGIEAKYNELKVLHEALKQQESSLSSENAELGKKLSEYQLKLTEMQSQFSDLKQRSDDTTSALNQQFKNSQKEAAERALMPELELRSMVTQIVETVRRLDLSVGQVSNFSFSDNSSDISDLNSRLAISVDSAINNIRELQEQLEIAHAGHDAILNSYKEVDEKYNDLHRNNEFMVGMLHELYNDLKKLVIDSCVLVGEPEMNTQVEKLPDPLDYSKYKILIEQLENVLGERLQLQSVNDQLNLEMMNRTRDVVEMRRECLHSNAIQKLIEQVENVVKLDDSETDSDRTPGSHLELLVCLLVKKYKDIDQQVSNRGEDLGSKMFGLTEVEEKIHQLDALRLQQEFEILTLKESLRQKEEALQTAHSELLKKVSEIEQSEQRVSSVREKLSIAVAKGKGLVVQRDGLKQSLAETSAELERLSQELQVKDAQLQELEIKLKTYSEAGERVEALESELSYIRNSATALRESFLLKDSVLQRIEEILEDLDLPEHFHSRDIIEKVDWLARSTTDNSLPAPDWEQKSSVGGSYSDAGFVTVDTWKEDAQPTLTSGDDWRRKYEDLESKFYGLAEQNEMLEQSLMERNHLVQRWEELLGRIDMPSQMRSIEPEEKIEWLGGALSEANHDKNSLQKKIDDLQNYFGSVAADLEESEKRISDLDSDLQSVALEREHLSERLDALTSDNHNLAAKATQFEVENEKLQIKVSGLKEELDKRIEEEEENLLKMEGEIRRLQYLVCDVLQDPEAKDLGSGGSSTASLEGLLKKLIENYTNLKSVNPEPVDIEIDQTKLCDPTLDQAGSRDALTSQEDVASLKKELEEVQHDLMQAKEERDEYFGKHQSLLHEVQALERKGEELQGLLNQEEQKSAFVREKLNVAVRKGKSLVQQRDGLKKTIEEMNAELERLKSELSNQENALADYELKMRDFSTYPQKVEALEADNLFLRNHLTETERMLEEKRHTLNGILNAIADIDAGVEIDTFDPVEKLGQIGKVCHDLHASVSSSKQESQKSKRAAELLLAELNEVQERNDGLQEDLAKISVELTEVTKDREVAEAAKLEVLSRLEELSTVHSEGKRKQYSELMMLQSCVNEVTKGFNDIQNLLYIAFMKDLEFLQNLEVNIKLCLEGDDAQDVAGLPYSISSDLEDKVNFQSTDTSSIANIQEPVDDNAIVEVCSSIWHHLQDLTTEITALKEKFIGCSKSLHERGYSLWNVVGILHRERNSQNESFEDMRRNIMHLESIGKEKDMEIVVLRRNVALLYEACANLVLEIENGKAELLGNSSTTADLELAGALALGGQNRVLSEEQIKTMADKLLSTMKDFLSMKYQIAEGSQREMKITVENLRKDLQEKDIQKDQICAELVGQIKLAEAAAMNYSRDLQSSKTLVHDLEKELEVVKEENKSVQQRVKELQDVQANSVELHDRVKSLTDVLSSKDQEIEALMQALDEEEVQMEELTKKNEELEKVLQQKNIDLENLEASHGKVVKKLSITVSKFDELRDLSQSLLIKIEQLQSELQDRDAEISFLRQEVTRCTNDLLAASQMNSKRESNEIHEFLTWFEGIVSCVGLPHLHFDMKDIQVPEYKEIIQKKLSSITSELENLRVAAQSKDELLQAERTKVEELTRMEETLKKTLQEKESLLNLLEGAGDVDHAASANSEIVQVEPVINQWAVPGNSSASQVRSLRKVNNDQVAIHIDSDDVSNSRLEDEDEDKVHGFKSLTTSRIVPRFTRPVSDMIDGLWVSCDRALMRQPALRLAIMIYWAILHSLLAAFVF, encoded by the exons ATGCAGGAAACTGATGGTTTGGGGATGAATCAGCTTGATAGAGGTGGTGAAGCAAAGTTTGAAGTTGATGGTAGGCTTACTTTGTCTGGGCACGGTGAATGTGATGAACCTCTTGAAGGGGCTACTCCAGGAGTAACTAGCATGGAGGGGGCATCCAATGAGACAGAGGAGGCCTTCAGCAGAGATGCTAGCATTGTATCTACTGGGGCATCTAGCAGTTCCTGGGAAGATGGAAGTTTGGCTGCTAGTTCTCAATTGACAAATGAACAGGCCCCAGATGTAATACCCTATTCACCTGTCAAAGAAGAACAAGAAATGTGCCCTTCATTTTCTGATTACGGTGAGGGCAACAGTTTAGAAGGAAATCAACAATACTTACCAGAGGTCTCCTTTGTGTCTGAAGATCTAGGTCATGAAAGATCTCTTCAGATGACAAGATTGATTTCATCAAATCTGATTCTGTCTCTTGCCAGAGGTGGTACTCCAGTCAAACTCTCTCAGCTAGTAGAGGCGATTAGAAGTCTTGATGAAGATGAATATAGGCTTTTGCTGAACTCTCACGAATCTGTTTCCCTTGAAATAAGTGGGACCGATAATCTATCACCTTCCTACCATCCAGATATATTCGAGAAATTAAAAGAGGAGTTGTATCTCACAAGTTTTTCAAAAGATATATTTTACTTAAAGCTTTCTGAGCAGTCAGATCTGCATATGGAATCTGAACGGCATTGTCATCAGCTTCTTGATGAAATATCTCTTCTTCATTCTTCCATCAACAAGGTTCATGAGACGAATGCCTGCCTTGGAGAAGAGCTAGCACAATGTAGGTCTGAACTCCAGATTTCTGGAAGTGGAAGGGAGGAGTTGCAGAACGAACTTAATACTGCTTTGTTGCAAATTGAGGAATTTTCTTCTAGAGCAAATGAGTTGCAGAGCAGCCTGGTAAGGTCACAAGAGGATTTATCAAGCCTTTTTTCTGAATTGTCTGAGTACAAGAATCAGGTGGCCACTTTGCAGGCAGATAATGTGAACTTGAATAGGACCGTTTATTCTCTGACTGATGAGAGAAGCACAATTGCACAGGAAAAGGAATCTTCTCTCCTTGAGAATGAAAAACTGTTACTGGAGTTAGCTAGATACAAGGACTTGGTGATCACTTCCCAGGTGGAGAGTGAGCAGTTAAACATGAATCTTGCTTCGCTGACAGAGGAGAGAAAGGCACTTGTGGATGAGAAAATGTTGTCCCTTCAGGAAAATGAGAAGCTACGGACAGAATTAGCTGATTGCAAAAGCTTGATTTCAGCTTTACAGGTGGAACATTCTAATATAATCAATCTTGCTATAATGTCAGAAGAAAGAATAAAGCTTGAAGAAGAGAAGGAGTTGCTTGCACAAGGGAAAGAGAAAGCTGCTCTTGATTTGGAAGAGTGTAAAGATTTGTTGGCTTCTTTACAACTTGAAAAATCCAAATTGAATGGTGAACTTGCTTTCGTTACAGAGGAGAGAAAGAAGCTTGAGGAGGACAAGGATTATTTCATCCATGAGAATGAAAGACTTGCTTCTGAGCTCCTTGTTCTTCAAGAGCAGTTAACTAGACAGAATGGGGAACAGATGCAACTTGAGGCTGAACTAAAAGTATTAACAGTACACCTAGAGAAGCTAATGGAGGAAAATAGTTTCCTCAATGCCAGTTTGGATGTGCATAAGGCCAAGTTAGTGGAAACTGATAGTAGGGGAAACCAGAATATTGAAGCCGGGAGTCAAGTAAAAGGTCTGGGTGTGAGTAGGGAGGTCCTTGAAAATGCTGCCAACTATGAACCTTCCTGCTTCATACCTTTGAAGCAGGATCCTGACGAATCTACTGTGGTATCGGAGAAACTTGGACCTAATGACGTTGTTGGTGGGTCATCACTTGTGCTGCTTGAACAGGAAGTCTTTGATGATTCTTCTGGATTTCTAGTCCTGAAGGGACACTTGAAGGAGGCTGAGAGAATATTGCAAAACCTTGAAATGACAATTGAACAGATGCACTCTCATTCAGTCTCATTACAGCACTCCATCAGTAAATCAGCTGCACCAGGAGTATCAAATCTAACTAAAGCCTCTGAACCACAGGTGCATCATGATGAACCTGAGGTTGAGAGGAGAGATTTGCCTGAATATCAGTTACTGGGAGACCTGTTTAATTCAACTAAAGAGGTAACAGAAAATTTAAGAGCTCTGCTTAAGCTCTTGGGTCAAGATGCTGATGATGCCAGTTTTCTTTATAGAGGAGAGAGGGATTGTAGAAAATCTgctaatttcacatttcaagagCACAGGGTTCTACATGAAACTTTGAAGGAATACAGCGACATTCTCCACGCATCCAACATTGAACTGGGGGTTCTGTATGAAGCTTCTAAGCAACATGCTTATGGCATTGAAGCTAAGTACAATGAACTTAAGGTTCTACATGAAGCTCTAAAGCAGCAAGAAAGTAGCCTCAGTTCGGAAAATGCTGAGCTTGGCAAGAAGTTGAGTGAGTATCAGTTGAAACTTACTGAAATGCAGAGTCAATTCTCTGATTTAAAGCAAAGGTCAGATGATACTACTTCTGCTTTAAATCAACAGTTCAAAAATTCGCAGAAGGAAGCAGCTGAGAGGGCTTTGATGCCTGAACTAGAATTGAGATCTATGGTTACTCAGATTGTGGAGACAGTCAGGAGACTTGATTTGTCTGTTGGGCAAGTTTCTAACTTCAGCTTCTCAGATAACAGCAGTGATATCTCAGATCTGAATAGCCGGCTTGCTATTTCTGTTGATTCTGCCATTAACAATATCCGAGAGCTACAAGAGCAACTAGAAATTGCTCATGCAGGTCATGATGCAATATTGAATTCATACAAAGAAGTAGATGAGAAGTATAATGATTTGCATAGGAATAATGAATTCATGGTAGGGATGCTACATGAattgtataatgatctgaagaaACTTGTGATTGATTCATGCGTTTTGGTGGGTGAGCCTGAAATGAATACGCAAGTTGAGAAGCTGCCTGATCCCTTAGACTACAGCAAGTATAAGATCCTCATTGAACAACTGGAGAACGTTTTGGGTGAAAGGCTCCAGCTTCAGTCTGTTAATGACCAGCTGAATTTAGAAATGATGAATAGGACAAGAGACGTTGTGGAAATGAGGAGAGAATGCCTTCATTCTAATGCCATTCAAAAGCTTATTGAACAGGTTGAGAATGTTGTAAAACTGGACGACTCTGAGACTGACTCAGATAGAACTCCTGGTTCCCACCTTGAATTGTTAGTTTGTTTGCTTGTCAAGAAATACAAAGACATTGATCAACAGGTGAGTAATCGTGGAGAGGATCTTGGATCTAAGATGTTTGGGTTGACAGAAGTAGAGGAAAAGATACATCAGTTAGATGCCTTGAGACTTCAGCAGGAATTTGAAATCCTCACTCTGAAAGAAAGTTTGCGCCAGAAAGAAGAAGCCCTTCAGACTGCACATTCTGAGTTACTGAAAAAAGTAAGTGAAATTGAACAGTCAGAACAGCGGGTATCTTCTGTTAGGGAGAAGCTTAGCATTGCTGTGGCAAAGGGGAAAGGTTTGGTGGTGCAGCGTGATGGTCTTAAGCAGTCACTTGCAGAGACATCTGCTGAACTAGAGAGACTCTCACAGGAATTACAGGTAAAAGATGCCCAGCTtcaggagttagaaataaaactgaAGACTTACTCGGAGGCAGGTGAGCGTGTGGAAGCTTTGGAATCTGAACTTTCATACATACGCAATTCAGCTACTGCATTAAGAGAATCATTTCTTCTCAAAGACTCTGTACTGCAGAGAATTGAAGAGATTTTAGAAGACTTAGACCTGCCTGAGCATTTCCATTCTAGAGATATCATTGAAAAGGTTGATTGGTTAGCAAGGTCCACCACTGATAATTCTTTGCCTGCCCCAGATTGGGAGCAGAAAAGTTCTGTTGGAGGCTCCTACTCTGATGCGGGTTTTGTCACTGTTGATACCTGGAAAGAAGATGCACAACCAACCTTAACTTCAGGGGATGACTGGAGAAGAAAATATGAGGACCTTGAGAGCAAGTTTTATGGGTTGGCAGAACAAAATGAAATGCTTGAGCAGTCCTTGATGGAAAGAAACCACTTGGTGCAAAGATGGGAGGAACTTTTGGGCAGAATTGATATGCCTTCACAGATGCGGTCCATTGAACCCGAGGAAAAGATTGAATGGCTAGGTGGGGCACTTTCAGAGGCTAATCATGATAAAAATTCTTTGCAGAAGAAGATTGATGACCTTCAAAATTATTTTGGGTCAGTAGCTGCTGATTTGGAAGAGTCTGAAAAGAGAATATCAGATCTTGACTCAGACCTTCAATCAGTTGCCCTTGAGAGGGAGCACCTTTCTGAAAGATTGGATGCTTTGACTTCTGATAATCATAACCTTGCAGCAAAGGCAACTCAATTTGAAGTTGAGAATGAAAAACTTCAGATTAAAGTTAGTGGTTTGAAGGAAGAATTGGATAAGAGGATTGAGGAAGAGGAGGAGAATCTTCTCAAGATGGAGGGTGAAATAAGGAGATTGCAGTACTTGGTTTGTGATGTGTTACAGGATCCTGAAGCAAAAGATTTGGGTTCTGGTGGCAGTAGTACTGCATCATTAGAAGGATTACTGAAGAAGCTTATAGAGAATTACACTAATCTCAAGTCTGTGAATCCTGAACCTGTGGATATTGAAATCGACCAGACTAAGCTATGTGATCCAACCCTTGATCAAGCTGGAAGCAGAGATGCTCTAACTAGCCAGGAGGATGTAGCTTCTTTGAAAAAAGAACTGGAGGAAGTGCAGCATGACTTGATGCAAGCGAAGGAGGAAAGAGATGAATACTTCGGAAAGCATCAATCTTTGCTTCATGAAGTTCAAGCACTTGAAAGGAAAGGAGAGGAGTTGCAAGGGCTACTTAATCAAGAAGAGCAGAAGTCAGCTTTTGTGAGAGAAAAGTTAAATGTTGCTGTTAGAAAAGGGAAATCTTTGGTGCAACAACGGGATGGTCTGAAGAAAACAATTGAAGAGATGAATGCTGAGCTGGAACGCTTGAAATCTGAGCTTAGCAACCAGGAAAATGCTCTGGCTGATTATGAACTAAAGATGAGGGACTTCTCCACTTACCCCCAAAAAGTAGAAGCCTTAGAAGCTGACAATTTGTTCTTGAGGAATCATTTGACAGAAACCGAACGCATGTTGGAGGAGAAAAGACATACTTTAAATGGGATATTAAATGCAATAGCTGACATTGATGCTGGTGTTGAAATTGATACCTTTGATCCAGTGGAGAAGTTGGGACAAATTGGGAAAGTGTGCCATGATTTGCATGCCTCTGTGTCATCTTCTAAACAAGAGTCGCAGAAGTCCAAGAGAGCTGCAGAGCTACTGCTTGCAGAGTTGAATGAAGTTCAAGAGAGAAACGATGGTCTTCAGGAAGATCTAGCCAAAATTTCGGTTGAGCTTACAGAAGTCACGAAGGATAGGGAGGTGGCAGAGGCTGCAAAACTTGAAGTTCTTTCACGGCTCGAAGAGTTATCTACAGTTCACTCtgaaggaaaaagaaaacagTATTCTGAATTAATGATGCTACAGTCCTGTGTGAATGAAGTCACAAAGGGCTTCAATGATATTCAAAATCTACTTTACATTGCTTTTATGAAGGACTTGGAATTTTTGCAAAATTTGGAGGTTAACATTAAGTTGTGCTTGGAAGGGGATGATGCCCAAGATGTGGCTGGCTTGCCATACAGTATCTCCAGTGATTTAGAGGACAAG GTGAACTTTCAATCCACAGATACTTCATCAATTGCCAACATACAGGAACCTGTGGATGACAATGCTATAGTTGAAGTTTGCAGTTCAATCTGGCATCACCTGCAGGATTTGACAACTGAAATTACTGCACTCAAAGAAAAGTTCATTGGGTGCTCAAAATCATTGCATGAACGAGGTTACAGTCTATGGAACGTAGTGGGAATCTTGCATAGAGAGAGAAATTCTCAAAATGAATCTTTTGAAGATATGAGGAGGAATATTATGCATTTAGAATCAATTGGGAAAGAGAAAGACATGGAGATAGTTGTCTTGAGAAGGAATGTTGCCTTGCTTTATGAAGCTTGTGCTAATTTGGTCTTGGAAATTGAAAATGGAAAAGCCGAGCTGTTAGGAAATAGTTCAACTACTGCAGATCTGGAATTAGCTGGAGCACTTGCACTTGGCGGACAAAACAGAGTTTTGTCCGAGGAACAAATCAAGACTATGGCTGATAAACTTTTATCAACAATGAAAGATTTTTTGAGCATGAAATATCAAATTGCTGAAGGAAGCCAAAGGGAGATGAAAATTACTGTAGAAAATTTACGGAAAGATCTTCAGGAGAAGGACATCCAAAAAGATCAGATATGCGCAGAGCTTGTTGGTCAAATTAAGTTAGCTGAAGCTGCTGCCATGAATTACTCACGAGATCTTCAATCGTCAAAAACACTGGTGCATGATTTGGAAAAAGAACTGGAAGTGGTGAAGGAAGAAAATAAGTCAGTGCAGCAGAGAGTAAAAGAACTGCAGGATGTGCAAGCCAACTCAGTGGAATTGCATGATAGGGTCAAATCACTGACAGATGTGTTATCATCCAAAGACCAAG AAATCGAGGCCCTTATGCAAGCACTTGATGAGGAGGAGGTCCAAATGGAAGAGTTGACAAAAAAGAACGAGGAACTAGAAAAAGTCCTGCAACAGAAGAACATAGATTTAGAGAACCTTGAAGCTTCTCATGGGAAGGTTGTGAAAAAGCTTTCCATCACTGTGAGCAAGTTTGATGAGCTTCGTGATCTATCACAAAGTCTTCTTATCAAGATTGAACAGCTTCAATCAGAACTACAAGATCGGGATGCTGAGATTTCATTCTTAAGACAAGAGGTCACCAGATGCACCAATGATCTTCTTGCTGCATCACAAATGAACTCTAAAAGAGAATCAAATGAGATACATGAGTTTTTGACTTGGTTTGAGGGAATTGTTTCTTGTGTTGGGTTACCCCATCTGCATTTTGATATGAAGGACATTCAGGTGCCTGAATACAAGGAAATAATACAGAAAAAGCTTAGCTCTATTACATCTGAACTTGAGAACCTACGTGTGGCTGCACAAAGTAAGGATGAATTGTTGCAAGCAGAACGGACTAAAGTGGAGGAGCTAACACGCATGGAAGAAACCCTCAAGAAGACTTTGCAAGAGAAAGAATCCCTATTAAATTTGCTTGAAGGTGCAGGAGATGTGGATCATGCAGCTAGTGCAAACTCTGAAATTGTGCAAGTTGAACCTGTG ATAAACCAGTGGGCTGTACCAGGGAACTCCTCGGCTTCCCAAGTTCGTAGTTTGCGTAAAGTCAATAATGATCAAGTTGCTATTCATATAGATTCAGATGATGTTAGTAATAGTAGGTtagaagatgaagatgaagataaAG TTCATGGTTTCAAATCACTTACCACATCAAGAATTGTTCCAAGGTTTACAAGACCAGTATCTGACATGATAGATGGCTTATG GGTTTCTTGTGATCGGGCACTCATGCGACAACCTGCCTTACGGCTTGCCATTATGATCTATTGGGCTATATTGCATTCACTGTTAGCAGCTTTTGTATTTTGA